From the Perca flavescens isolate YP-PL-M2 chromosome 21, PFLA_1.0, whole genome shotgun sequence genome, one window contains:
- the aqp8a.1 gene encoding aquaporin-8a.1, translating into MAGTKAKTEVFTIDEMGEPSAERSDTNKKTCIFAQYVQPCLAELFGTTMFVFVGCASVIGNVGDAGVIQPAVAHGLALGVLIMVLGQISGGHFNPAVSLSVYLCGGMGLSLLLPYVLAQMCGGMIGAGLTKVIYPTDLYNASLGGAFNIVNDDLGKTTVAEVMMTLFLTTVVCMGAVNGQTRSPSAPFCIGLTVTANIFAGGMVSGACMNPARAFGPAVAANHWNHHWVYWVGPASGALLTVMFIRLLFGDQKTRVVFK; encoded by the exons atGGCAGGGACAAAAGCCAAGACAGAGGTCTTCACAATAGATGAGATGGGAGAGCCTTCAGCAGAGAGAAGTGACACCAACAAGAAGACATGCATCTTTGCGCAGTATGTGCAGCCCTGCCTGGCTGAGCTGTTCGGGACCaccatgtttgtgtttgtggggTGTGCGTCTGTTATTGGGAATGTGGGAGACGCTGGCGTCATCCAGCCCGCTGTGGCACACGGACTGGCTCTTGGAGTGCTGATTATGGTCCTCGGGCAAATCAG TGGAGGCCACTTTAACCCTGCAGTGTCTCTGAGCGTCTACCTGTGTGGAGGAATGGGGCTTTCCCTTCTGCTGCCGTACGTCCTGGCTCAGATGTGTGGAGGCATGATCGGTGCTGGTTTGACCAag GTCATCTACCCCACTGATTTGTATAATGCTTCCCTTGGAGGGGCCTTTAACATTGTCAACGATGATCTGGGTAAAACCACTGTGGCAGAGGTGATGATGACCCTCTTCCTTACCACTGTGGTGTGCATGGGGGCCGTCAACGGCCAAACCCGCTCACCGTCGGCTCCTTTCTGCATCGGCCTCACTGTGACAGCCAACATATTTGCTGG AGGGATGGTGTCTGGGGCTTGTATGAACCCTGCCCGAGCCTTTGGTCCTGCAGTGGCTGCCAACCACTGGAACCATCACTGGGTCTACTGGGTGGGACCCGCTTCTGGTGCACTGCTTACTGTCATGTTCATCAG GTTGTTGTTTGGTGACCAGAAAACTCGAGTTGTGTTCAAGTGA